A window of Fusarium verticillioides 7600 chromosome 10, whole genome shotgun sequence contains these coding sequences:
- a CDS encoding hypothetical protein (At least one base has a quality score < 10), translating into MATSDVMKAVVFDGPYKISVQDRPVPHVQNAQDIIVRVNMTALCGSELHLYRGVEPTEPDFIMGHEFTGTVVALGSEVKTVRIGDKVVSPFTASCGECYYCHNGGSARCVKSQALGSPNLDGAQAEFCPAVPVRRTGTVIKALEGNP; encoded by the exons ATGGCAACCTCAGACGTAATGAAGGCTGTTGTTTTCGATGGCCCATATAAGATCTCTGTGCAGGACAGACCAGTTCCCCACG TCCAGAATGCTCAGGATATCATTGTGAGAGTCAACATGACAGCGTTGTGTGGATC AGAACTACACTTGTACCGAGGCGTTGAACCAACAGAGCCAGACTTCATCATGGGCCACGAATTCACAGGGACTGTTGTTGCTTTGGGCTCTGAGGTCAAGACCGTAAGAATTGGAGATAAAGTTGTTTCCCCATTTACAGCTTCTTG TGGCGAGTGCTACTACTGTCATAACGGTGGCTCTGCACGATGCGTCAAGAGCCAAGCCCTCGGTTCTCCCAATCTTGACGGAGCTCAGGCAGAATTTTGTCCCGCGGTACCGGTTCGCAGGACGGGGACTGTGATCAAGGCTCTCGAAGGGAATCCATGA
- a CDS encoding hypothetical protein (At least one base has a quality score < 10): MGWKSSTTGVFPGVQSVDRKCVPKLDLQDSTIVVIGCGPVGLCAIVAAAVLKPKHLFAVDSVQSRLDQAARLGAEPLNFMESRDDMIERVKSVTDGRGADIVVEVVGLSPALRTAFDLVRSFGAISSIGVHNAEIPWSGSDAYNKNVRLQMGRCPVRSIFSEAMEVLKQEQDSLSFLFDNILPLSDAVRGYELFNESKVQKVVFQV; the protein is encoded by the exons ATGGGCTGGAAATCTTCCACAACGGGGGTATTTCCGGGCGTCCAGAGCGTAGATAGAAAATGTGTTCCGAAGCTAGATCTGCAAGATTCAACTATCGTAGTGATTGGCTGTGGTCCCGTTGGACTATGTGCCATTGTTGCTGCGGCAgtgctgaagccaaagcaTCTCTTTGCTGTGGATAGTGTTCAGAGTAGACTCGATCAGGCTGCGAGGCTTGGTGCCGAGCCTCTCAACTTCATGGAGAGCAGGGATGATATGATCGAGCGCGTAAAGTCTGTCACTGACGGCAGAGGCGCTGATATAGTGGTGGAAGTGGTCGGGCTCTCGCCTGCCCTTCGAACTGCATTTGACCTGGTTCGCTCATTTGGTGCTATTAGCAGCATTGGTGTCCACAACGCAGAG ATTCCTTGGTCAGGCAGTGATGCGTACAA TAAAAATGTCCGTCTACAAATGGGACGGTGCCCAGTAAGAAGCATCTTTTCCGAGGCAATGGAAGTTCTCAAGCAAGAACAGGATTCTCTTAG CTTCCTATTTGATaacattcttcctctttcagATGCGGTACGAGGTTACGAATTGTTCAATGAGTCCAAGGTTCAGAAAGTTGTTTTCCAAGTCTGA
- a CDS encoding myosin-crossreactive antigen — protein MYYSKGNYEAFARPLKPEGIENKTAWIVGSGLAGLSTAAFLVRDAQMPGKNITILEELKIPGGALDGIKEPEKGFVIRGGREMESHFECLWDLFRSVPSIEEKGASVLDEFYWLNKRDPNFSLQRATINQGQDAETGKLFTLTEKAQSEMTRLFLATRAEVENKRIDEVFSDDFFKSNFWLYWQTMFAFQTWHSALEMKLYLHRFVNHIKGMPDFSTLKFTKYNQYESLVLPLHKWLEDQGVVFQYGTEVQDVDFNIEENKKTATFIHWIKNGEKGGQSLGVNDLVFMTIGSLTENSGLGDQHTPAKLHDGPAPAWDLWRRIAAKDPSFGRPEVFCDNIPATKWMSATVTTLDKRVPEFIQKICKRDPFSGKVVTGGIVTVRDSSWIMSWTVNRQPHFKNQPKDQIVVWVYGLLVEKNGDYVKKPMQECTGEEITQEWLYHMGVPESDIPVLAAEGAKCVPVMMPYVTSFFMPRKAGDRPDIVPAGAENFAFLGQFSETTRDTIFTTEYSVRTAMESVYQLTGVDRGVPEVFGSTYDVRVLLDAMCQLRDGKELATWLPERIRRFLVNKLEGSQIGQLMHEHHLI, from the coding sequence ATGTATTACAGCAAAGGCAATTATGAAGCCTTTGCGCGACCACTCAAGCCTGAAGGTATTGAGAACAAAACAGCATGGATTGTGGGCTCTGGCCTCGCCGGTCTCTCAACCGCCGCGTTCCTCGTGCGTGATGCTCAAATGCCTGGAaaaaacatcaccatccttgaagaactcaagaTCCCAGGCGGCGCATTAGATGGTATCAAGGAACCCGAGAAAGGGTTCGTCATCCGCGGTGGTCGCGAGATGGAATCTCACTTCGAGTGCCTCTGGGACCTGTTCCGTTCTGTTCCCTCGATTGAAGAGAAGGGAGCTAgtgttcttgatgagtttTATTGGCTCAACAAGAGAGATCCGAACTTCTCTCTCCAACGCGCGACGATcaatcaaggtcaagatgcagagactGGGAAGTTGTTCACTCTGACCGAAAAGGCCCAGTCAGAGATGACGAGGCTTTTCCTTGCTACCAGAGCCGAAGTTGAAAACAAGCGTATTGACGAAGTTTTCAGCgacgacttcttcaagagcaacttTTGGCTCTATTGGCAGACTATGTTTGCTTTCCAGACCTGGCACTCTGCTCTGGAGATGAAGCTATACCTCCATCGCTTTGTCAACCATATCAAAGGCATGCCTGATTTTTCGACCCTCAAATTCACAAAGTACAACCAGTATGAGTCCCTTGTACTGCCATTGCACAAGTGGCTTGAGGATCAGGGTGTCGTCTTCCAGTACGGCACCGAGGTTCAAGATGTCGACTTCAACAttgaggagaacaagaagactgcAACTTTTATTCATTGGATCAAAAACGGAGAGAAAGGCGGTCAATCTCTCGGAGTCAATGACCTCGTCTTTATGACTATTGGCTCGTTGACGGAGAACTCTGGCTTGGGTGATCAACATACCCCAGCTAAACTTCATGATGGTCCAGCTCCCGCCTGGGACTTGTGGCGCCGCATCGCAGCTAAAGACCCCTCTTTCGGCCGCCCAGAGGTTTTCTGCGACAATATCCCTGCGACAAAATGGATGTCAGCAACAGTTACGACTCTGGACAAACGTGTCCCCGAGTTTATCCAGAAAATCTGCAAGCGAGACCCATTCAGCGGAAAGGTCGTAACTGGAGGTATTGTCACAGTCCGAGATTCTAGCTGGATCATGAGCTGGACAGTGAATCGTCAGCCTCACTTCAAGAATCAGCCCAAGGATCAGATTGTGGTTTGGGTTTAcggccttcttgtcgagaagaacggCGACTACGTCAAGAAGCCCATGCAAGAGTGTACGGGCGAGGAGATCACCCAGGAGTGGCTATATCACATGGGAGTCCCAGAAAGCGACATCCCAGTTCTTGCGGCTGAAGGCGCTAAATGCGTTCCAGTAATGATGCCATATGTcacatccttcttcatgccACGAAAGGCCGGGGATCGTCCTGACATTGTTCCAGCTGGAGCAGAGAACTTTGCATTCCTTGGACAATTTTCCGAGACGACACGCGATACCATCTTTACTACAGAATACTCCGTTCGTACGGCCATGGAGTCGGTATATCAGCTTACTGGAGTGGATCGTGGTGTTCCAGAGGTATTTGGTTCTACTTACGATGTGAGAGTTTTACTTGATGCGATGTGTCAGTTACGAGACGGCAAGGAATTGGCGACGTGGCTACCAGAACGCATTCGTAGGTTTCTTGTCAACAAGTTGGAAGGATCGCAGATTGGCCAGTTGATGCATGAGCATCACCTTATTTAA